A genomic window from Chitinophaga pollutisoli includes:
- a CDS encoding RelA/SpoT family protein, whose translation MDTVTVQKYNLDEEQEKKEIVRHYRALLRALKPRLKKGDRELVRTAFEMAADAHRDMRRKSGEPYILHPLAVAQITVEEIGLGVRSAICALLHDTVEDTEVTLEDVEREFGSEIAHIVDGLTKISTVIDSNTSTMQAENFKKILLTLADDPRVILIKLADRLHNMRTLDSMAREKQLKIASETVFIYAPLAHRLGLYNIKSELEDLAMKYTEQDNYREIARRLKETKRERTRYINEFIKPIKEVLQEEGFNFEIYGRPKSIHSIWNKIKTKGVQFEEVYDLFAIRIILDSAADKEKADCWKVYSIITDFYHPSPERTRDWLSNPKGNGYEALHVTVMGPNGKWVEVQIRSKRMNDYAEKGVAAHWRYKEGNSNVQESKFEQWFSQIREILNSPDTNTLDFLADFKSNLFTEEIYVYTPKGDLKILPASSTALDFAYSIHSAVGNKCIGAKVNYKLVPLSHKLRSGDQVEIITSNKQKPSEDWLNIVLTAKAKSKIKDALKEEKRKVAMDGKEVLYRKLDHMKASPSQYNINELVQFYKQPSPLDLYYQIAVKNIDLRELKQFNVLGDKLEPPKPVKPAEPAPVEEHHKVKESNKKDAELIIFGESSDKIAYKLANCCRPIPGDDVFGFVTASEGLKIHRTNCPNAAQLLANYGHRVVKTKWVKNREISFLTGLKIVGMDDVGVIHKITNIISGELKINIAGLTIESKEGLFEGLIKVFVHDKDELEELVNRLKGLDGIQSINRLED comes from the coding sequence ATGGATACAGTGACCGTTCAAAAATACAATCTCGACGAAGAACAGGAGAAAAAGGAGATCGTCCGCCATTACCGCGCTCTTTTACGTGCCCTGAAGCCCCGTCTCAAAAAAGGAGACCGGGAACTGGTGCGCACCGCCTTCGAAATGGCGGCCGACGCGCACCGGGATATGCGCCGTAAATCCGGTGAACCCTACATCCTCCACCCCCTTGCCGTTGCGCAAATCACCGTGGAAGAAATCGGCCTCGGCGTACGATCCGCCATCTGCGCCCTCCTGCACGATACCGTGGAAGATACCGAAGTAACCCTCGAAGACGTGGAACGCGAATTCGGCAGCGAAATCGCCCATATCGTGGACGGCCTTACCAAAATATCGACCGTCATCGATTCCAACACCAGCACCATGCAGGCGGAGAATTTCAAAAAAATTCTCCTCACCCTGGCCGACGATCCGCGGGTCATCCTCATCAAACTGGCCGACAGGCTGCACAATATGCGCACCCTCGACTCCATGGCCCGCGAGAAACAACTCAAGATCGCCTCCGAAACAGTGTTCATCTACGCCCCCCTGGCCCACCGCCTCGGTTTGTATAATATCAAGTCCGAACTCGAAGACCTCGCCATGAAGTACACCGAGCAGGACAACTACCGCGAGATCGCCCGCCGCCTGAAAGAAACCAAGCGCGAGCGCACCCGCTATATCAACGAATTCATCAAGCCCATCAAGGAAGTACTCCAGGAAGAAGGCTTCAACTTCGAAATCTACGGCCGCCCCAAATCGATTCACTCCATCTGGAACAAGATCAAAACCAAAGGCGTCCAGTTCGAGGAAGTATACGACCTCTTCGCCATCCGCATCATCCTGGATTCGGCTGCCGATAAGGAAAAAGCCGACTGCTGGAAGGTCTATTCCATCATCACCGACTTCTACCACCCCAGCCCCGAACGCACACGCGACTGGCTCTCCAACCCGAAAGGCAACGGCTACGAAGCCCTGCACGTTACGGTAATGGGCCCCAACGGGAAGTGGGTGGAAGTGCAGATCCGCTCCAAGCGCATGAACGACTACGCCGAAAAAGGCGTGGCCGCCCACTGGCGGTATAAGGAAGGCAACTCCAACGTCCAGGAATCCAAGTTCGAACAATGGTTCAGCCAGATCCGGGAAATCCTGAACAGTCCGGATACCAATACCCTCGACTTCCTGGCCGATTTTAAAAGCAACCTCTTCACGGAGGAAATTTACGTCTACACCCCCAAGGGGGACCTCAAAATACTACCGGCCAGTTCCACGGCCCTCGATTTCGCGTATTCCATCCACTCCGCCGTGGGCAACAAGTGCATCGGCGCGAAGGTGAACTATAAACTGGTGCCCCTCAGCCATAAGCTCCGCAGCGGCGACCAGGTGGAAATCATCACGTCCAACAAGCAGAAGCCTTCGGAAGATTGGCTCAATATCGTGCTCACGGCCAAAGCCAAAAGCAAGATCAAGGACGCGCTGAAGGAAGAAAAGCGGAAAGTGGCCATGGACGGGAAGGAAGTGCTGTACCGCAAGCTGGATCACATGAAGGCCAGCCCCAGCCAGTATAATATCAACGAACTGGTGCAGTTCTATAAACAACCTTCGCCGCTGGACCTCTACTACCAGATCGCGGTGAAGAACATTGACCTGCGGGAACTGAAGCAGTTCAACGTGCTGGGCGACAAACTGGAGCCTCCCAAACCCGTGAAGCCTGCGGAACCGGCCCCGGTGGAGGAACACCATAAGGTGAAGGAGTCCAACAAGAAAGACGCCGAGCTGATCATTTTCGGGGAAAGCTCCGACAAGATTGCGTATAAACTGGCCAACTGCTGCCGCCCCATCCCGGGCGACGACGTGTTCGGCTTCGTGACGGCCAGCGAAGGGCTGAAGATCCACCGGACGAACTGCCCCAACGCCGCCCAGCTGCTGGCCAACTACGGCCACCGGGTGGTGAAGACGAAATGGGTGAAAAACCGTGAGATCTCGTTCCTGACGGGGCTGAAGATCGTGGGGATGGACGATGTGGGCGTGATCCACAAGATCACCAATATCATCTCCGGTGAGCTGAAGATCAATATCGCCGGGCTTACGATCGAGTCGAAGGAAGGGTTGTTTGAAGGGCTGATCAAGGTTTTCGTACATGATAAGGACGAACTGGAGGAACTGGTGAACCGCCTGAAGGGGCTGGATGGTATCCAGAGCATCAACCGGCTGGAAGATTAA
- a CDS encoding PQQ-dependent sugar dehydrogenase, whose amino-acid sequence MRKFWMFACLLILAACSRKSPGNKVLLLPSTGSAETIAAVVKATAEANGWELVEGNKTFLHPDSLQHYRTVVSAWSYPDSLDHRQLNALQRYLEAGGTWAVVKDSVFTLKGWPWLDSLGDNNRVFMASPTELEKVLQQAGDEARGLDYSACITLAIPENNRYTYTMLAQGLDEPLQLAVLPGNDVIFAERKGAVRLFRSREKDVVTLAQFNVYSGLEDGLLGVALDPAFDKNHFVYFYYGVAGDLHVSRLTRMEMRDRKLLPETEKTILEIPTQRKYCCHSAGYMEFGPDGLLYLSTGDNTNAEETEGYTPVDERPGHELADDQATSASSADLRGKILRIRIMPDGTYTIPDGNLFPKDGSAGRPEIYVMGCRNPFRFSVDRKNQYVYWGDVGPDTKVPGSEGTISYDEINQARQPGFFGWPYFLGENEGLPKWNFATKTEGPKLDPAKPVNASPNNKGIRELPPAQPAMIWFGDGPSAKFPLVGKGGQSVMAGPVYYADQFANAEYKLSDYYDGKLLIYDWVRRWIMAVTFDKDHRYLRMEPFLDHLEPAAPIDLRFADDGSIYMLEYGTNWFSRNMDARLVRITYAAGNRRPVAAIAADKLAGPAPMTVRLSAGGSSDPDRNDALHYTWSIEGKDYSDSAISHTFNNPGVHKVMLTVTDDHKAFDTASLYIKAGNTPPVVEITSDANTSFYWDNATFPYKVTVTDPEDGPVAPEKVTVGFSFIPYGRDMAGVLTQGGAMPAPKGKELFYSQDCKACHTENSASVGPSLMDIAGKYAHDDKNTALLADKVIRGGSGVWGNRPMSAHPGMAVEEAKMIVDYILSLRNTGASLQPQGTMVLKDHIGKPASGVYLLHARYTDGGANGIESLTGQQFVMLRHPKLEAEERDVDGNIRFLNYINELLSYGVARDGSYFMFRNIDLKGINRARFRVMLQGAGGTLELRVGSKDGPWVCELEVPAGKGEWVELTAPVKESKARLDLWFVFRNPGQQGQLFCIDWTLFEHVK is encoded by the coding sequence ATGAGAAAATTTTGGATGTTCGCGTGCCTGCTGATTTTGGCCGCCTGCTCGCGCAAATCGCCCGGAAACAAAGTATTGCTGCTGCCATCCACGGGCAGCGCGGAAACCATTGCCGCCGTCGTTAAAGCCACGGCCGAAGCCAACGGATGGGAACTGGTGGAAGGAAATAAAACCTTCCTGCACCCGGATTCCCTCCAGCATTACCGCACCGTTGTGTCCGCATGGTCGTACCCCGATTCACTCGACCACCGACAGCTCAACGCCCTCCAGCGCTACCTCGAAGCCGGCGGCACCTGGGCCGTGGTGAAAGATTCCGTGTTTACGCTGAAAGGATGGCCCTGGCTCGATTCGCTGGGAGATAACAATCGCGTCTTCATGGCTTCGCCCACCGAACTGGAAAAAGTGTTGCAGCAAGCCGGAGACGAAGCCCGGGGGCTCGACTATTCCGCCTGCATCACCCTGGCCATTCCGGAGAATAACCGTTACACCTACACGATGCTCGCACAAGGGTTGGATGAACCCCTCCAGCTGGCCGTCCTCCCCGGAAACGACGTCATCTTCGCAGAACGCAAAGGAGCCGTACGCCTCTTCCGCAGCCGCGAAAAAGATGTGGTCACCCTCGCGCAGTTCAACGTTTATAGCGGGCTGGAAGACGGCCTCCTCGGCGTGGCCCTCGATCCCGCATTCGACAAAAACCATTTCGTGTATTTCTATTACGGCGTAGCCGGCGACCTGCACGTCAGCCGCCTCACCCGCATGGAAATGCGCGACCGCAAGCTGTTGCCGGAAACGGAAAAGACCATTCTCGAAATCCCCACGCAACGCAAATACTGCTGCCACTCGGCGGGTTACATGGAATTCGGGCCCGACGGGCTGCTGTATCTTTCCACCGGCGACAATACCAATGCCGAAGAAACGGAAGGATATACCCCGGTAGACGAGCGCCCCGGCCACGAACTGGCCGACGACCAGGCCACATCCGCCTCCTCAGCGGACCTCCGCGGCAAGATCCTCCGCATCCGCATTATGCCCGACGGCACGTATACCATCCCCGACGGCAACCTGTTCCCGAAGGACGGTTCCGCCGGCCGCCCGGAGATCTACGTGATGGGTTGCCGCAATCCTTTCCGCTTCAGCGTCGACCGTAAAAACCAATATGTGTACTGGGGCGACGTGGGGCCAGATACCAAAGTGCCCGGGAGCGAAGGCACCATCAGTTACGACGAAATCAACCAGGCGCGCCAGCCCGGATTCTTCGGGTGGCCGTACTTCCTGGGCGAGAACGAAGGGCTGCCCAAATGGAATTTCGCCACTAAAACCGAAGGCCCGAAGCTGGACCCGGCGAAACCGGTAAACGCTTCTCCCAATAACAAAGGCATCCGCGAGCTGCCGCCCGCGCAACCCGCGATGATCTGGTTTGGCGACGGGCCTTCCGCCAAATTCCCCCTGGTGGGCAAAGGCGGGCAGAGCGTGATGGCGGGGCCGGTGTATTACGCCGACCAGTTCGCCAATGCAGAATACAAACTCTCCGATTACTACGACGGCAAGCTGCTCATTTACGACTGGGTGCGCCGCTGGATCATGGCGGTTACCTTCGACAAAGACCACCGTTATCTCCGCATGGAGCCCTTCCTCGACCACCTGGAGCCTGCCGCCCCCATCGATCTGCGTTTTGCGGACGACGGATCCATTTACATGCTGGAATATGGTACCAACTGGTTTTCCCGGAACATGGACGCGCGCCTGGTCCGCATCACCTACGCCGCTGGCAACCGCCGGCCGGTAGCCGCAATTGCGGCCGACAAGCTGGCGGGGCCGGCGCCCATGACGGTGCGGCTATCTGCCGGTGGTTCTTCCGATCCCGACCGGAACGACGCGCTGCATTACACCTGGAGCATCGAAGGAAAGGATTATTCCGATTCGGCGATCTCCCACACTTTCAACAACCCTGGCGTGCATAAAGTGATGCTGACGGTGACGGACGATCATAAAGCCTTCGACACCGCTTCACTCTATATCAAAGCCGGCAACACGCCGCCCGTGGTGGAGATTACGTCCGACGCGAATACTTCGTTTTATTGGGATAACGCAACTTTCCCGTATAAAGTGACGGTAACCGATCCGGAAGATGGTCCTGTTGCGCCGGAAAAGGTGACGGTGGGTTTCAGCTTTATCCCGTACGGCCGCGATATGGCCGGTGTGCTGACGCAGGGTGGGGCGATGCCCGCGCCGAAAGGGAAGGAACTGTTCTATTCGCAGGATTGCAAGGCTTGCCATACCGAAAACAGCGCGTCCGTAGGGCCGAGCCTGATGGATATCGCCGGAAAGTATGCGCATGACGATAAGAACACGGCCTTGCTGGCTGATAAAGTGATCCGCGGGGGAAGCGGCGTGTGGGGCAACCGCCCGATGAGCGCGCATCCGGGGATGGCGGTGGAAGAAGCGAAGATGATCGTGGATTATATTTTGTCGCTCAGGAATACGGGAGCCAGCCTGCAACCGCAAGGGACGATGGTGCTGAAGGACCACATCGGCAAACCCGCCTCCGGCGTCTATCTGCTCCATGCCCGTTATACTGATGGCGGCGCCAATGGCATCGAGTCACTCACGGGCCAGCAATTCGTTATGCTTCGCCATCCGAAACTGGAAGCGGAAGAACGGGATGTAGACGGGAATATCCGTTTCCTCAATTACATCAACGAGCTGCTCAGCTACGGCGTAGCGCGTGACGGCAGTTATTTCATGTTCAGGAACATCGACCTCAAAGGAATAAATCGCGCCCGTTTCCGCGTGATGCTGCAGGGCGCGGGTGGCACCCTTGAGCTGCGGGTGGGCTCGAAAGACGGCCCCTGGGTCTGCGAACTGGAAGTACCCGCAGGCAAAGGCGAATGGGTGGAACTGACGGCTCCCGTCAAGGAAAGCAAAGCCCGCCTGGATCTCTGGTTCGTTTTCCGCAATCCCGGCCAACAGGGCCAGCTTTTCTGCATCGACTGGACACTATTCGAGCATGTAAAATAA